The genome window GAGATTGCCGATTACGACCGCGACCGCCAGGGCGCACGACAGCGCCGCCAGCGGGTTGCGCAGGTAGAACAAGGCCGCGCTCGCCAGCAGTCCGATGATCGCGTTGGTGCGCTGGATTGCCCCAAGACTGGGTAGCCGGTGGCCGGCGCGGTTAGGAATTGCGATGCAAGTCACGAGTGGCGACGATCAAACGGTAAAAACCGGTAAAGACCCCGGCCAGGAAAAGAATCAGCGTAAACAGCGGATCGGTATGCAGGTAGGCGTCCAGATAATGGCCCAGGATCGCCCCGGCGATGATCGGCGAAGTAAATTCCACC of Candidatus Binataceae bacterium contains these proteins:
- a CDS encoding AtpZ/AtpI family protein, with product MSLDAIKLARYASIGVEFTSPIIAGAILGHYLDAYLHTDPLFTLILFLAGVFTGFYRLIVATRDLHRNS